Proteins found in one Triticum aestivum cultivar Chinese Spring chromosome 4D, IWGSC CS RefSeq v2.1, whole genome shotgun sequence genomic segment:
- the LOC123100798 gene encoding non-specific lipid-transfer protein 2P-like has product MAMMRKEAVVALMLALVLLAEVPGWARAECQVTQLAVCASAILGGTKPSGECCGNLRAQQGCFCQYVKDPNYGHYVNSPHARETLQTCGIALPHC; this is encoded by the coding sequence ATGGCGATGATGAGGAAGGAGGCAGTGGTGGCGCTGATGCTGGCGCTGGTGCTGCTGGCGGAAGTGCCTGGCTGGGCACGCGCGGAGTGCCAGGTGACGCAGCTGGCGGTGTGCGCGTCGGCGATCCTGGGCGGGACGAAGCCCAGCGGCGAGTGCTGCGGCAACCTCCGGGCGCAGCAGGGGTGCTTCTGCCAGTACGTCAAGGACCCCAACTACGGGCACTACGTCAACAGCCCCCACGCCCGCGAGACACTCCAGACCTGCGGCATCGCCCTCCCGCACTGCTAG
- the LOC123099243 gene encoding beta-amylase → MEASAQQGNYVQVYVMLPLDIVSVNNRFEKGDELRGQLKRLVEAGVDGVMVDVWWGLVEGKGPRVYDWSAYKQLFELVHEAGLKLQAIMSFHQCGGNVGDVVNIPIPQWVRNVGVSDPDIFYTDQHGTRNIEYLTLGVDDQPLFHGRSAVQMYADYMASFRDNMKEFLDAGLIVDIEVGLGPAGELRYPSYPQSHGWSFPGIGEFICYDKYLQADFKAAAAMVGHPEWEFPRDAGTYNDTPQRTRFFVDNGTYLTEQGRFFLAWYSNNLIKHGDKILDEANKVFLGHTVQLAIKISGIHWWYKVPSHAAEVTAGYYNLHDRDGYRPIARMLKRHHASLNFTCAEMRDSEQSSQAMSAPEELVQQVLSAGWREGLNMACENALPRYDPTAYNTILRNARPHGINKSGPPEHKLFGFTYLRLSNQLVEGQNYVNFKTFVDRMHANLPHDPCVDPVAPLQRSGPELTIEMILQAAQPKLEPFPFEEHTDLPVQGLGGIGGGEVEDPTGGMGGEVQQDPTGGMGGEVQQDPTGGMGGEVEDPTGGMGGELPPTV, encoded by the exons ATGGAAGCGAGCGCGCAACAAGGCAACTATGTCCAAGTCTACGTCATGCTCCCT CTGGACATCGTGAGCGTGAACAACAGGTTCGAGAAGGGTGACGAGCTCAGGGGGCAACTGAAGAGGCTGGTAGAGGCCGGTGTGGATGGTGTCATGGTAGACGTCTGGTGGGGCTTGGTGGAGGGCAAGGGCCCCAGGGTGTACGACTGGTCCGCCTACAAGCAATTGTTTGAGCTGGTGCATGAGGCTGGACTGAAGTTACAAGCCATCATGTCATTCCACCAGTGTGGTGGCAACGTCGGTGACGTCGTCAACATCCCGATCCCGCAGTGGGTGCGTAATGTCGGAGTGAGTGATCCGGACATTTTCTACACCGACCAGCACGGGACTAGGAACATTGAGTACCTCACCCTTGGAGTTGATGACCAGCCTCTCTTCCATGGAAGATCTGCCGTCCAG ATGTACGCCGATTACATGGCAAGCTTCAGGGACAACATGAAAGAGTTCTTGGATGCCGGTCTTATTGTAGACATTGAAGTCGGACTTGGCCCAGCTGGAGAGTTGAGGTACCCATCCTATCCTCAGAGCCACGGATGGTCATTCCCAGGCATCGGAGAATTCATC TGCTATGATAAGTACCTGCAAGCAGACTTCAAAGCAGCAGCAGCGATGGTTGGCCATCCTGAGTGGGAATTTCCTCGCGATGCCGGGACGTACAATGACACTCCCCAGAGAACTCGATTCTTCGTGGACAACGGAACATATCTCACTGAGCAGGGGAGGTTTTTCCTTGCATGGTACTCCAATAACCTGATCAAGCATGGTGACAAGATCTTGGACGAAGCAAACAAGGTCTTCTTGGGACACACAGTGCAACTGGCAATCAAA ATCTCTGGCATTCACTGGTGGTACAAGGTTCCAAGCCATGCAGCCGAGGTCACAGCTGGGTACTACAACTTACATGATAGAGACGGCTACAGACCCATAGCACGCATGCTCAAAAGGCACCATGCTAGTCTTAACTTCACTTGCGCCGAGATGAGGGACTCGGAGCAAAGCTCACAGGCGATGAGCGCACCGGAAGAACTAGTCCAACAG GTGTTGAGCGCTGGATGGAGAGAGGGCCTAAATATGGCATGCGAAAATGCACTTCCTCGATATGATCCAACTGCTTACAACACCATACTCAGGAATGCGAGGCCTCATGGCATCAACAAGAGCGGCCCTCCTGAGCACAAGCTGTTTGGATTCACCTACCTTCGGCTGTCGAATCAGTTGGTGGAGGGACAAAACTATGTCAATTTCAAGACCTTTGTTGACAGAATGCATGCCAACCTG CCTCATGACCCATGTGTTGATCCAGTGGCGCCTTTGCAAAGATCAGGGCCAGAACTGACGATTGAAATGATCCTACAAGCAGCGCAGCCAAAACTGGAGCCATTCCCCTTTGAAGAGCACACCGACCTGCCAGTTCAAGGCCTCGGTGGCATCGGTGGTGGGGAGGTTGAAGACCCCACTGGTGGCATGGGTGGGGAGGTTCAACAAGACCCCACTGGTGGCATGGGTGGGGAGGTTCAACAAGACCCCACTGGTGGCATGGGTGGGGAGGTTGAAGACCCTACCGGTGGCATGGGTGGGGAGCTCCCTCCCACCGTGTAG
- the LOC123099244 gene encoding heavy metal-associated isoprenylated plant protein 39, with the protein MAQKVVLRIPTMTDDKTKQKAMEAVADIYGIDSIAADLKDNKMTVIGAMDTVAIAKRLKKLGKIDIVSVGPAKEEKKPAPAAEKKGEVKKDDKKEEKKDDKK; encoded by the exons ATGGCCCAG AAGGTGGTGCTGAGGATTCCCACCATGACCGACGACAAGACCAAGCAGAAAGCCATGGAGGCCGTCGCCGACATCTACG GTATCGACTCGATAGCCGCAGACCTCAAGGACAACAAGATGACCGTCATCGGTGCTATGGACACGGTGGCCATCGCCAAGAGGCTCAAGAAGCTCGGCAAGATCGACATCGTCTCGGTCGGGCCGGCAAAGGAGGAGAAGAAGCCGGCGCCGGCTGCGGAGAAGAAGGGCGAGGTTAAGAAGGATGAcaagaaagaggagaagaaagacgACAAGAAGTGA